From a single Marinobacter sp. THAF197a genomic region:
- a CDS encoding FixH family protein — protein sequence MTDNTPVAPWYRQPWFWFLTIFPIAAIISGMTILTVGSILSPSMVTDDYSREGRGINMAIARDQKALDLGLKGGLTVDERSARLTLESNEGAADYPYLVLNLYHPTMSERDRTIQFRRMAAGEYTGNLIEDMDGRWYYDLQGPDNDWRVKGEFWLPASDKIALKATSSTQG from the coding sequence ATGACTGACAACACCCCCGTAGCACCCTGGTATCGCCAACCCTGGTTCTGGTTTTTGACGATATTTCCGATCGCTGCAATTATCTCCGGTATGACCATACTGACGGTGGGCAGCATTCTTTCTCCTTCCATGGTGACGGATGACTACTCCCGTGAAGGGCGCGGCATCAATATGGCCATCGCACGGGACCAGAAAGCCCTGGATCTTGGTCTGAAAGGCGGACTGACCGTGGACGAGCGCTCTGCACGCCTGACTCTGGAAAGCAACGAAGGCGCAGCAGACTACCCGTACCTGGTTCTCAACCTGTACCACCCGACCATGTCAGAGCGGGATCGCACCATCCAGTTTCGTCGAATGGCAGCCGGAGAGTACACCGGTAACCTGATCGAGGATATGGATGGCCGCTGGTACTACGACCTGCAGGGCCCAGACAACGACTGGCGTGTAAAAGGCGAATTCTGGCTGCCGGCGTCCGACAAAATCGCCCTGAAAGCGACCAGCTCCACCCAGGGGTGA
- the ccoG gene encoding cytochrome c oxidase accessory protein CcoG: MSNEIPVTQVDPSSEPPNKKDQPETVDLYASRKKIYVKEVKGTFQKIRNVSLTLLMGMYFLFVWLTLDGQPLIHFDLPAREFHLYGVTFFPKDFFLLSGMLIICAFGLFFITTLFGRVWCGYTCPQTVWTFIFMWIEEKVEGSRNKRMKLDKAPNSPEKITKKSIKHGLWLFVALATGLTFVGYFYPIRELIIDLFTLQANGWAYFWVAFFTVATYLNAGWMREQVCLYMCPYARFQSVMFDPNTRIVSYDPNRGEPRGGRKKSVNPADVGLGDCIDCGQCVQVCPTGIDIRDGLQYECIGCALCIDACDEVMEKMDYPKGLIRYTTENELEGKTSKLLRPRTFGYGAVLTLMIGAIIFTLVTRVPAKMDVLRDRGALFSFNGEGHVENSYTIKIQNMSEVPQTFNLSVEGLEGIRILTTTNVTVASSEIRSLPTVVDVPPESIPDTNNTIRFYAESETDPSLILETESRFVGPRPR, translated from the coding sequence ATGAGCAATGAAATTCCGGTCACCCAGGTAGACCCTTCCTCCGAGCCCCCCAATAAAAAAGACCAGCCGGAAACCGTCGATCTCTACGCCAGCCGTAAGAAGATTTACGTCAAGGAAGTGAAAGGCACGTTCCAGAAGATCCGCAACGTCAGCCTGACGCTGCTCATGGGCATGTACTTTCTGTTTGTCTGGCTGACACTCGATGGCCAGCCGCTGATTCACTTTGATCTGCCGGCACGGGAATTCCACCTGTATGGCGTCACCTTCTTCCCCAAAGACTTCTTCCTGCTCTCGGGCATGCTGATTATCTGTGCCTTTGGCCTGTTCTTCATTACCACCCTGTTTGGCCGGGTCTGGTGCGGCTATACCTGCCCCCAGACTGTCTGGACCTTCATCTTCATGTGGATTGAGGAGAAAGTTGAGGGCAGCCGCAACAAGCGCATGAAGCTGGACAAAGCCCCCAACTCACCGGAAAAAATAACCAAGAAATCCATCAAGCACGGCTTGTGGCTTTTCGTGGCACTGGCGACGGGCCTGACATTTGTCGGCTACTTCTACCCGATCCGGGAACTGATCATTGACCTGTTCACCCTTCAGGCCAACGGGTGGGCCTATTTCTGGGTGGCGTTCTTCACTGTCGCCACCTACCTGAACGCAGGCTGGATGCGCGAGCAGGTTTGCCTGTACATGTGCCCGTATGCCCGTTTCCAGTCTGTCATGTTCGACCCGAACACCCGGATTGTCTCCTATGACCCAAACCGGGGTGAGCCCCGTGGTGGCCGCAAGAAAAGCGTCAATCCCGCAGACGTCGGCCTGGGTGACTGCATTGACTGCGGCCAGTGCGTGCAGGTATGCCCCACAGGTATCGATATCCGCGATGGCTTGCAGTATGAATGCATTGGCTGCGCGCTGTGTATCGACGCCTGCGATGAAGTCATGGAAAAAATGGATTACCCCAAAGGCCTGATCCGATACACCACCGAGAACGAGCTGGAAGGCAAGACCTCGAAGCTTCTGCGGCCAAGGACCTTTGGCTACGGTGCGGTTCTGACCCTGATGATCGGAGCGATTATTTTCACTCTGGTCACGCGGGTACCGGCCAAAATGGACGTACTGCGTGACCGTGGCGCGCTTTTCAGCTTCAACGGCGAAGGCCACGTTGAGAACTCGTACACGATAAAAATCCAGAACATGTCGGAAGTTCCCCAGACCTTCAACCTGTCGGTTGAGGGGCTTGAAGGCATCCGGATTCTGACAACAACCAACGTCACAGTTGCCAGCTCCGAAATCCGCTCACTGCCGACCGTCGTGGATGTTCCGCCCGAATCTATCCCGGACACCAATAACACCATCCGTTTCTATGCGGAGTCCGAAACAGATCCATCACTTATTCTTGAAACTGAAAGCCGTTTTGTTGGTCCAAGGCCGCGATAG
- the ccoP gene encoding cytochrome-c oxidase, cbb3-type subunit III: MSTFWSIWISVIVLGTIFGCWWLLWATRKSQTTDTETDRTMGHSFDGIEEYDNPLPKWWFYLFIATCVFALGYLALYPGLGNFKGILGWTSANQWEAEVAKADARYGEIYAQFGDTPIPELAQNEDAMKIGQRLYANNCSVCHGTAARGQVGFPNLTDDDWLWGGEPEQIWHSIAKGRQGNMPAKGVMPNMTSQQVDQVVNFVLSYSGRERDAEAAKAGEAVYQQACAACHGADGTGMTAMGAPNLTDNIWLYGSTYEWIRETVEHGRQNEMPAQEGRLTDDQIQILAAYVYSLSN, translated from the coding sequence ATGAGTACCTTCTGGAGCATCTGGATCAGCGTGATCGTGCTCGGTACCATCTTCGGCTGCTGGTGGCTGCTTTGGGCCACCCGCAAAAGCCAGACGACCGATACCGAAACCGACCGCACAATGGGCCATTCCTTCGATGGCATCGAGGAATACGACAACCCGCTGCCAAAGTGGTGGTTTTACCTGTTCATCGCAACCTGTGTGTTTGCACTGGGATACCTGGCTCTCTATCCGGGCCTGGGTAACTTCAAGGGCATTCTGGGCTGGACCTCTGCCAACCAGTGGGAAGCGGAAGTGGCCAAAGCCGATGCCAGGTATGGTGAAATCTACGCCCAGTTTGGCGACACCCCGATCCCGGAGCTGGCGCAGAACGAAGATGCCATGAAAATTGGCCAGCGCTTGTATGCCAACAACTGTTCGGTGTGCCACGGTACTGCCGCTCGCGGCCAGGTGGGCTTCCCCAACCTGACCGACGACGACTGGCTGTGGGGCGGTGAACCCGAGCAAATCTGGCACAGCATCGCCAAAGGTCGCCAGGGTAACATGCCTGCCAAAGGCGTTATGCCCAACATGACCAGCCAACAGGTTGATCAGGTTGTCAACTTTGTACTGAGCTACAGTGGTCGTGAGCGGGATGCCGAGGCTGCAAAAGCGGGTGAAGCTGTTTACCAGCAAGCCTGTGCGGCTTGTCACGGTGCAGATGGCACCGGCATGACCGCAATGGGTGCGCCCAACCTGACCGACAACATCTGGCTGTACGGCTCTACCTACGAGTGGATCCGGGAGACCGTCGAACACGGTCGCCAGAACGAGATGCCAGCTCAGGAAGGCCGTCTGACAGACGATCAGATCCAGATCCTGGCAGCCTACGTTTACAGCCTGTCAAACTGA
- a CDS encoding CcoQ/FixQ family Cbb3-type cytochrome c oxidase assembly chaperone produces the protein MDINELRGIHSLVIMAIFLGIIWWAFSAHRKKANEEASKLPFSDDDDEVAKRTLEQEKTEKKQ, from the coding sequence ATGGATATTAATGAGTTACGCGGCATACACTCGCTGGTCATCATGGCGATTTTTCTCGGCATCATTTGGTGGGCGTTCAGCGCCCACCGAAAGAAGGCGAATGAGGAAGCCTCAAAGCTACCCTTCTCCGATGACGACGATGAAGTAGCCAAGCGTACGCTCGAACAGGAAAAAACGGAGAAGAAACAATGA
- the ccoO gene encoding cytochrome-c oxidase, cbb3-type subunit II, with translation MRHEIVEKNLGLMIVLIVVVISGGFLAEVVPLFFQKDVNQPVDGLEPLSALELEGRDIYIREGCHVCHTQQIRPFRAETERYGHYSVAGEFVYDRPFLWGSKRTGPDLARVGGRYSDAWQRQHLYDPRSVVPESNMPAFPWLFDNRVKHTTIEARMRTLQTLGVPYTDEQVASAASDIEGKFEIEALVAYLQQLGTVISDKR, from the coding sequence ATGAGACACGAAATAGTAGAAAAGAACCTTGGCCTGATGATCGTCCTGATTGTGGTGGTCATCAGCGGCGGCTTTCTGGCCGAAGTAGTGCCCCTGTTCTTCCAGAAGGACGTGAACCAGCCCGTTGATGGTCTGGAACCGCTGTCCGCACTGGAACTGGAAGGCCGGGACATCTACATCCGCGAGGGCTGCCACGTGTGCCATACCCAGCAGATTCGCCCGTTCCGGGCGGAAACCGAGCGTTATGGCCACTACTCCGTGGCGGGCGAGTTCGTTTATGACCGCCCGTTCCTGTGGGGATCCAAGCGCACCGGCCCTGACCTGGCCCGCGTGGGTGGTCGTTACTCCGATGCCTGGCAGCGCCAGCACCTGTACGATCCGCGCAGCGTGGTGCCTGAGTCCAACATGCCGGCTTTCCCCTGGCTGTTTGATAACCGTGTGAAGCACACCACCATCGAAGCCCGAATGAGAACACTGCAGACCCTCGGCGTGCCTTATACCGACGAGCAGGTAGCAAGTGCTGCCTCAGACATCGAAGGCAAGTTTGAAATCGAAGCACTGGTCGCATACCTGCAACAGCTGGGTACTGTGATTTCAGACAAACGGTGA
- the ccoN gene encoding cytochrome-c oxidase, cbb3-type subunit I, with protein sequence MSTVNANLTYNYKVVRQFAIMTVVWGIVGMALGVLIAAQLVWPSLNLDLPWTHFGRLRPLHTNAVIFGFGGSALFATSYYVVQRTCQARLFSDGMAAFTFWGWQAIIVSAAITLPLGITSSKEYAELEWPIDIAIAIVWVTYALVFFGTVMKRSTPHIYVANWFYGAFIITVAVLHIGNNMALPATAWKSYSAYAGVTDAMMQWWYGHNAVGFFLTAGFLGMMYYFVPKQANRPVYSYRLSIVHFWALITTYVWAGGHHLHYSALPDWAQTAGMVMSLILLAPSWGGMINGMMTLSGAWHKLRTDPILRFLVVSLSFYGMSTFEGPMMSIKTVNALSHNTDWTIGHVHSGALGWVAMISIGAVYHLVPKLWGLQAMYSSALINVHFWLATVGTVLYIVAMWVNGIMQGLMWRAVNEDGTLTYSFVESLEASYPGYFVRFIGGAIFLTGMLIMAYNVYMTVRQKEAAAQDNAAVQAA encoded by the coding sequence ATGAGCACAGTAAATGCAAACCTGACATACAACTACAAGGTGGTGAGACAATTCGCCATCATGACAGTGGTATGGGGTATTGTAGGCATGGCTCTGGGTGTGCTGATTGCAGCACAGCTGGTTTGGCCATCCCTCAACCTCGATCTGCCCTGGACTCACTTCGGTCGCCTGCGGCCGCTGCACACCAACGCCGTCATCTTCGGCTTTGGTGGAAGTGCCCTGTTTGCTACCTCTTACTACGTTGTACAGCGGACCTGTCAGGCCCGCCTGTTCTCCGATGGTATGGCAGCGTTCACATTCTGGGGCTGGCAGGCGATCATTGTATCGGCCGCCATTACCTTGCCACTGGGCATCACCTCTTCCAAGGAATACGCAGAGCTGGAATGGCCGATTGATATCGCCATTGCCATCGTGTGGGTAACCTACGCGCTGGTATTCTTCGGTACCGTGATGAAGCGCAGCACACCGCACATCTATGTGGCCAACTGGTTCTACGGCGCATTCATCATTACCGTGGCAGTTCTGCACATCGGTAACAACATGGCCCTGCCAGCTACCGCCTGGAAATCCTACTCGGCGTACGCGGGTGTCACTGACGCCATGATGCAATGGTGGTACGGCCACAACGCCGTTGGCTTCTTCCTGACCGCCGGCTTCCTGGGCATGATGTACTATTTCGTACCCAAGCAGGCAAACCGTCCGGTTTACTCCTACCGCTTGTCGATCGTGCACTTCTGGGCGCTGATCACCACCTACGTGTGGGCCGGCGGCCACCACCTGCACTACTCTGCGCTGCCTGACTGGGCACAGACTGCAGGCATGGTCATGTCTCTGATCCTGCTGGCTCCGTCCTGGGGCGGCATGATCAACGGCATGATGACCCTGTCTGGTGCCTGGCACAAACTGCGTACCGATCCGATTCTGCGCTTCCTGGTGGTCTCCCTGTCCTTCTACGGCATGTCGACCTTCGAAGGCCCGATGATGTCCATCAAGACCGTTAACGCACTGTCCCACAACACTGACTGGACCATCGGCCACGTGCACTCCGGTGCCCTGGGCTGGGTAGCCATGATCAGTATCGGTGCGGTCTACCACCTGGTCCCGAAACTGTGGGGCCTGCAAGCCATGTACAGCAGTGCGCTGATCAACGTTCACTTCTGGCTGGCTACTGTTGGTACCGTCCTGTACATCGTTGCCATGTGGGTTAACGGTATCATGCAGGGCCTGATGTGGCGCGCAGTTAACGAAGACGGCACTCTGACCTACAGCTTCGTTGAATCTCTGGAAGCGTCCTACCCCGGCTATTTCGTCCGGTTTATTGGTGGCGCCATCTTCCTGACCGGCATGCTGATCATGGCTTACAACGTGTACATGACCGTACGCCAGAAAGAAGCCGCAGCACAGGACAACGCTGCCGTTCAAGCGGCGTAA
- a CDS encoding alpha/beta fold hydrolase, which produces MNRIKTKGYGKGVKRVMLLAHGAGAPMDSPFMEQLSEALDRQGIATVRFEFPYMVRRREDGRKRPPDRMPVLLDSFQAEVARVRDEVGEDCQVLVGGKSMGGRVASMLASDHATDISGVICYGYPFHPPGKPDRWRIDHFSTVGCPMMIVQGTRDPFGKPEEVAAQGEMPGLARLCWLDGGNHDFQTPARHPDSQATLIERAAGETGRFVQELLAGSELR; this is translated from the coding sequence GTGAACCGGATTAAGACCAAAGGCTACGGTAAAGGGGTCAAAAGAGTCATGTTGCTGGCCCATGGGGCCGGCGCGCCCATGGACTCCCCTTTTATGGAGCAACTATCTGAAGCTTTGGATCGGCAGGGGATTGCAACGGTCAGGTTTGAGTTTCCGTATATGGTTCGGCGGCGGGAAGACGGCCGCAAGCGGCCACCGGACCGAATGCCTGTGTTGCTGGATTCATTCCAGGCCGAAGTGGCGCGGGTGCGAGATGAGGTGGGTGAAGATTGCCAGGTGCTGGTTGGAGGGAAGTCGATGGGTGGTCGGGTTGCCTCAATGCTGGCCAGTGACCATGCTACGGATATTTCCGGGGTTATCTGCTATGGCTACCCATTCCATCCCCCGGGCAAGCCCGATCGTTGGCGTATTGATCACTTTTCGACCGTTGGCTGCCCGATGATGATTGTACAGGGAACCCGGGACCCTTTCGGCAAGCCGGAGGAGGTAGCGGCCCAGGGCGAGATGCCGGGGCTTGCCCGGCTGTGCTGGCTGGATGGCGGAAACCATGACTTTCAGACGCCGGCAAGGCATCCGGACAGCCAGGCAACCCTTATCGAGCGGGCGGCTGGCGAAACCGGCCGATTTGTTCAGGAGTTGCTGGCGGGCTCGGAGCTGCGTTGA
- a CDS encoding sensor domain-containing diguanylate cyclase, whose amino-acid sequence MTPRFCALLMLGLLAFAGIMPGYSMAAEPCPILQATNPEARSAINHHLCFHSARPGEPAHAAQSASELPADMPWTPANGHDLVFSHTDAVYWIQLTVHNSGANRALWYLKLNYPLLDEITFWQHRHQPGSPDVVTEAAPPLATGDSLPFATRGIDYRYYLLPVTLDPSERRTITIRVHSSGALNVPLALMTPEEVIAESNHLTLIHGLFYGALLILAAFNLLLFFSSGTRYYFYNAFYISSMAMFLFAMGGFANQYFWPESAQLANLSIPLTLVICSAAMALFGWSFLDVSAGTISESVLRGLVWSAVGFLALTFLLPYSKAILLNTAHALVVIAALSVIATIRWRQGYLPAFWYIAAWMIMVVGALAYALAAFGYLGDYLAREVMMQAAVGGQVILLNYAMVQRWRLLNQKLLDIEHQARTELEFKVHERTAQLRNTMRELEQANRKLASLSLNDALTGLHNRRHMDNLLPELCREARRTGQPLSLALVDADHFKRINDSWGHDFGDQCLRHIATCLKNQIKRPRDVAVRFGGEEFALLLPGTDATGASKLCQDILEAVRDSRITAPDGTAISLTVSAGIAELGVEEQPDSLFRRADEALYASKAAGRDATTLAQRSSEPASNS is encoded by the coding sequence ATGACGCCTCGATTCTGCGCCCTGCTGATGCTTGGCCTGCTGGCCTTTGCCGGCATTATGCCCGGTTACAGCATGGCGGCGGAACCATGTCCGATCCTACAGGCGACCAACCCCGAAGCCCGGAGCGCAATTAATCATCACTTGTGCTTCCATTCCGCCCGCCCCGGCGAGCCAGCCCACGCCGCTCAGAGCGCATCAGAACTGCCGGCGGATATGCCCTGGACACCCGCCAACGGCCATGACCTGGTGTTCAGCCATACAGACGCCGTCTACTGGATACAACTGACCGTCCACAACTCGGGCGCCAACCGAGCGCTCTGGTATCTGAAACTTAACTACCCGCTGCTGGACGAAATCACCTTCTGGCAGCACCGCCATCAGCCAGGCAGCCCGGATGTCGTCACCGAGGCCGCACCACCACTGGCCACAGGTGATTCACTGCCGTTTGCCACCCGGGGTATAGATTACCGTTATTACCTGTTACCGGTCACGCTGGATCCGTCCGAACGGCGCACCATTACCATTCGGGTTCACAGCAGCGGGGCGCTGAATGTGCCCCTGGCCCTGATGACACCGGAAGAGGTCATTGCGGAAAGCAATCACCTGACCTTGATCCACGGCCTGTTCTACGGGGCGCTGCTGATTCTGGCCGCCTTTAACCTGCTGCTATTCTTCAGCTCCGGCACCCGGTACTACTTCTATAACGCTTTCTATATCAGCTCCATGGCGATGTTTCTGTTTGCCATGGGCGGCTTCGCGAATCAGTATTTCTGGCCCGAGAGTGCACAGCTGGCGAACCTGTCGATCCCACTCACCCTGGTCATCTGTTCAGCCGCCATGGCACTGTTTGGCTGGTCATTTCTTGATGTCAGTGCCGGCACGATTTCAGAATCCGTGCTCCGGGGGCTGGTCTGGTCTGCTGTGGGCTTCCTGGCCCTGACCTTCCTGCTACCCTACTCCAAAGCCATCCTGCTCAACACAGCCCATGCGCTGGTGGTGATTGCCGCGTTGTCGGTCATTGCGACTATCCGCTGGCGCCAGGGCTATCTGCCCGCCTTCTGGTACATCGCTGCCTGGATGATCATGGTGGTCGGTGCCCTGGCCTATGCCCTGGCGGCCTTCGGCTACCTGGGCGACTACCTGGCCCGCGAGGTCATGATGCAAGCGGCTGTCGGGGGTCAGGTTATCCTGCTGAACTATGCCATGGTGCAACGCTGGCGCCTGCTGAATCAGAAGTTGCTGGATATTGAGCACCAGGCACGCACAGAGCTGGAGTTCAAGGTTCACGAGCGCACCGCACAACTGCGCAATACCATGCGGGAACTTGAGCAGGCGAACCGGAAACTGGCGTCCCTCAGCCTGAACGATGCCCTGACCGGACTGCACAACCGCCGGCATATGGATAACCTGTTACCGGAACTCTGCCGTGAAGCTCGTCGAACCGGCCAGCCATTGTCGCTGGCGCTGGTTGATGCCGATCATTTCAAGCGGATTAACGACAGCTGGGGCCACGATTTCGGTGACCAATGCCTCAGGCACATCGCCACCTGCCTGAAGAACCAGATCAAGCGACCACGGGATGTCGCGGTCCGTTTTGGTGGCGAGGAATTTGCCCTGCTGCTACCGGGTACAGACGCCACCGGCGCCTCCAAATTGTGCCAGGACATTCTTGAGGCGGTGCGGGACTCTCGCATTACCGCTCCCGATGGTACAGCCATCAGCCTCACCGTTAGCGCCGGCATCGCGGAACTGGGCGTCGAAGAGCAGCCAGACAGCCTGTTCCGACGCGCCGATGAAGCCCTCTACGCCTCCAAAGCCGCCGGCCGGGACGCAACCACCCTTGCTCAACGCAGCTCCGAGCCCGCCAGCAACTCCTGA
- the rlmM gene encoding 23S rRNA (cytidine(2498)-2'-O)-methyltransferase RlmM, with product MQQVMLVCRPGFEAEAGQEVTDQAALKGVFGYFQPVRNSGLVRFTIGSEESPEELMGRLPLDELVFVRDWFVILGDCALPVQDRVGAVVGFLRDQDWNGSGCARVEVRLPENNEDRDLGNFSRKWVAPLSKGLRGAGLLQETADAKTGKRLEILLADFGTAVIGYSLAGNRSPFPGGVPRLRLPASAPSRSALKLEEAWKVFLPEDRWLDYLGGGRKAVDLGAAPGGWTWQLVNQGMMVTAVDNGPMNPDLMASGHVEHIEADGYAWRPKRAVDWMVCDIVDKPRRTARMAVDWLADRLCRYTVFNLKLPMKKRYDEWLVCQDILVRGLEEAGLTCHVRARHLYHDREEITCFIERLD from the coding sequence ATGCAACAGGTTATGCTGGTGTGCCGCCCGGGATTCGAAGCCGAGGCGGGCCAGGAAGTGACGGATCAGGCAGCCCTTAAAGGCGTGTTTGGTTACTTTCAGCCGGTCAGGAATAGCGGGCTGGTTCGGTTTACCATTGGCAGTGAGGAAAGCCCGGAGGAACTGATGGGCCGCCTGCCGTTGGACGAACTGGTATTTGTCCGGGATTGGTTCGTTATCCTGGGCGATTGCGCGTTGCCAGTACAGGATCGGGTTGGAGCCGTTGTCGGTTTTCTGCGAGATCAGGATTGGAATGGTAGTGGCTGTGCAAGGGTAGAGGTGCGTTTACCGGAGAACAACGAGGACCGGGACCTGGGCAACTTTTCCCGAAAATGGGTAGCGCCGTTATCCAAGGGCCTGCGGGGCGCGGGATTGCTTCAGGAAACGGCGGATGCAAAAACCGGAAAACGGCTGGAAATACTGCTGGCAGACTTTGGCACGGCTGTGATTGGGTACAGCCTCGCTGGTAACCGGTCGCCGTTCCCGGGGGGCGTGCCGCGGCTCAGATTACCCGCCTCGGCCCCCAGCCGCTCTGCGCTCAAACTCGAGGAAGCCTGGAAGGTATTTCTGCCGGAGGATCGCTGGCTCGACTACCTTGGTGGTGGCAGGAAAGCCGTCGATCTGGGAGCCGCGCCCGGCGGTTGGACCTGGCAACTGGTGAACCAGGGTATGATGGTGACGGCTGTTGATAATGGCCCGATGAATCCGGATTTGATGGCCAGTGGGCATGTTGAGCACATTGAGGCGGATGGTTATGCCTGGCGCCCGAAGCGGGCGGTCGACTGGATGGTTTGCGACATAGTCGATAAGCCGCGACGCACCGCCCGGATGGCAGTGGACTGGCTGGCAGACAGGCTTTGCCGTTACACGGTATTCAACCTGAAGTTACCGATGAAGAAGCGCTACGACGAATGGCTGGTATGCCAGGACATCCTGGTGCGTGGTCTTGAGGAGGCGGGCCTGACTTGCCATGTACGGGCCCGCCACCTTTATCATGATCGAGAGGAAATCACCTGTTTTATCGAGCGCCTGGACTAA
- a CDS encoding antibiotic biosynthesis monooxygenase family protein, producing MIRVLIERHIAESLETAYEERSRLVLQQAVSTPGFISGETLVDSHDPNHRITLANWRSEADWDRWYHSRERRELMAELVPMMDRDEIITVLEQSPMP from the coding sequence ATGATTCGGGTTTTGATTGAACGACACATCGCAGAGTCTCTGGAAACCGCCTACGAGGAGCGTTCACGTTTGGTACTGCAGCAGGCCGTTAGTACACCCGGTTTTATTTCAGGTGAGACGCTGGTCGACAGCCATGACCCGAACCACCGTATCACCCTTGCCAACTGGCGCTCTGAAGCTGACTGGGATCGCTGGTACCATTCCCGGGAGCGGCGCGAGCTGATGGCAGAACTGGTGCCCATGATGGACCGCGATGAAATCATCACGGTTCTTGAGCAAAGCCCTATGCCCTGA
- the tusA gene encoding sulfurtransferase TusA: MTTLEFQAELDARGLFCPEPVMMLHTRINDVGVGEVLRVVATDPSTTRDIPRFCQFLGHELLSQQELEGEFHFLIRRCES; encoded by the coding sequence GTGACAACCCTGGAGTTTCAAGCCGAGCTGGACGCTCGAGGGCTGTTCTGCCCGGAACCGGTAATGATGCTGCACACCCGGATCAACGATGTTGGCGTGGGGGAAGTGTTGCGCGTTGTAGCGACCGATCCTTCAACAACCCGGGATATACCCCGTTTTTGTCAGTTCCTGGGCCATGAGCTGCTGAGCCAACAGGAACTGGAAGGGGAATTCCATTTCCTGATTCGCCGTTGTGAGAGCTGA